In Achromobacter spanius, the following proteins share a genomic window:
- a CDS encoding LysR family transcriptional regulator has translation MLTTNELALLEAIRDSGSLSRAAVKLGRAPSSVSHAARQLEERFDVLLFDRRRYRLQLTPAGQLLADEAARLMLDVSRLTQRVKQVASGWEDRLHIVSDEILEFELMLPLIHAFDKLASGVSLRVTHEVLGGTWEALREGRADLIVGATNEPQAMPNLQWAQLGEMEWLFAVAPRHPLAKLKTPLRQDQIQQHRAVVVADTSRGAAARGYGRVSGQPVLAVPSMRAKILAQRDGLGVGWLPRHRVASLLARGELLEMATETPREPNLLYLAWRGGHEGRALKWWLEQLRQPTMAAALMRGVDAFR, from the coding sequence ATGTTGACGACCAATGAACTGGCACTGCTGGAAGCCATCCGGGACAGCGGCAGCCTGTCCCGCGCGGCGGTGAAACTGGGCCGCGCGCCATCTTCGGTGTCGCACGCCGCCCGCCAACTGGAAGAACGTTTTGACGTGCTGCTGTTCGACCGCCGCCGCTACCGGCTGCAACTGACGCCGGCCGGCCAACTGCTGGCCGACGAAGCCGCCCGCCTGATGCTGGACGTGTCGCGGCTGACGCAACGCGTCAAGCAGGTGGCCAGCGGTTGGGAAGACAGGCTGCATATTGTCAGCGACGAGATCCTGGAATTCGAGCTGATGCTGCCCTTGATCCACGCGTTCGACAAGCTGGCGTCCGGGGTCAGCCTGCGCGTGACGCACGAGGTGCTGGGCGGTACGTGGGAAGCGCTGCGCGAGGGCCGGGCCGACCTGATCGTGGGGGCGACGAACGAGCCCCAAGCTATGCCGAATCTTCAGTGGGCGCAATTGGGGGAGATGGAGTGGTTGTTCGCGGTGGCGCCGCGCCATCCGCTGGCCAAGCTGAAAACACCCTTGCGGCAAGACCAGATCCAGCAGCACCGCGCGGTGGTGGTGGCGGACACGTCGCGCGGGGCGGCGGCGCGCGGCTATGGCAGGGTCAGCGGGCAGCCGGTCTTGGCCGTACCCAGCATGCGCGCCAAGATCCTGGCGCAGCGCGATGGGCTGGGCGTGGGCTGGTTGCCGCGCCATCGTGTGGCGTCCTTGCTGGCGCGCGGCGAACTGTTGGAAATGGCGACCGAGACCCCGCGTGAACCTAACCTGCTGTACCTGGCGTGGCGCGGCGGCCACGAGGGCCGGGCGCTGAAGTGGTGGCTGGAGCAGTTGCGCCAGCCCACCATGGCGGCGGCGCTGATGCGGGGCGTGGATGCGTTTCGTTGA
- a CDS encoding MarR family winged helix-turn-helix transcriptional regulator, giving the protein MLEPKHHALLDEAARRGLASADDIGLCFQLLSLANAIDRDCAARLAPRQLSEGKFVLLFLLHEQPDGLSPHQLADGAGVTRATITGLLDGLTRDGYVLRQAGQGDRRKIMVTLTPKGKTAAAQLFDEHTAWIASLFGKLSAADKTQLSGLLARVWRGTDAGRAAIAQRQS; this is encoded by the coding sequence ATGCTTGAACCCAAACATCACGCGCTGCTGGACGAAGCCGCGCGGCGCGGCCTGGCCTCGGCCGACGATATCGGACTGTGCTTTCAGTTGTTGTCGCTGGCCAATGCCATCGACCGCGATTGCGCGGCGCGCCTGGCGCCCCGGCAATTGTCGGAAGGCAAGTTCGTGCTGCTGTTTCTGTTGCACGAGCAGCCCGATGGCTTGTCGCCGCATCAGTTGGCGGACGGGGCGGGCGTGACGCGCGCCACCATCACGGGCCTGCTCGATGGCTTGACGCGGGACGGCTACGTGCTTCGCCAGGCGGGCCAGGGCGATCGCCGCAAGATCATGGTGACCTTGACCCCCAAGGGCAAGACGGCGGCGGCGCAATTATTCGACGAGCACACGGCCTGGATTGCGTCGCTGTTCGGCAAGTTGAGCGCGGCGGACAAGACACAACTAAGCGGATTGCTGGCGCGCGTCTGGCGCGGCACCGATGCCGGCCGCGCCGCTATCGCGCAGAGGCAGTCATGA
- a CDS encoding SDR family oxidoreductase: MNRFEHKTVLVTGGTSGIGLAAAQAFAAEGARVIVTGRDETALEAARVTLGGNTLAIRNVAGAPGASAALAQALKDADVRLDAVFVNAGIAKFATLAEATEDLWDQTFDTNIKGVFFQLQALDPLLNPGASIVLNGSINAHIGMPASSIYAASKAALISLAKTLSAELLPRGIRVNVVSPGPISTPIYGKLGLDAASLEKTAAGIQAQIPLGRFGTPQELASTVLHLAASESAFIVGTEIIVDGGMSQL, translated from the coding sequence ATGAACCGTTTTGAACACAAGACCGTATTGGTCACCGGCGGCACCAGCGGCATCGGCCTGGCGGCCGCGCAAGCTTTCGCGGCCGAAGGCGCCCGCGTCATCGTCACGGGCCGCGACGAAACCGCGCTGGAAGCGGCGCGAGTCACCCTGGGCGGCAATACGCTGGCCATTCGCAACGTGGCCGGAGCGCCGGGCGCCTCCGCTGCGCTGGCCCAGGCGCTGAAAGACGCGGACGTGCGCCTGGACGCCGTCTTCGTCAACGCGGGCATCGCCAAATTCGCCACCTTGGCCGAGGCCACTGAAGACCTTTGGGACCAAACCTTCGACACCAATATCAAGGGCGTGTTCTTCCAACTGCAAGCCCTGGACCCGCTGCTGAATCCGGGCGCGTCCATCGTGCTGAACGGCTCCATCAACGCCCACATCGGCATGCCCGCATCCAGCATTTACGCCGCCAGCAAGGCTGCGCTCATCTCTTTGGCCAAGACCTTGTCGGCGGAACTATTGCCACGCGGCATCCGCGTGAATGTGGTCAGCCCCGGCCCGATCTCCACCCCCATCTACGGCAAGCTGGGCCTGGACGCGGCAAGCTTGGAAAAGACGGCCGCCGGCATTCAAGCGCAGATCCCGCTGGGCCGCTTCGGCACCCCGCAGGAATTGGCCTCGACCGTGCTGCATCTTGCCGCCTCGGAATCCGCGTTCATCGTGGGCACCGAGATCATCGTGGACGGGGGAATGAGTCAGCTTTGA
- a CDS encoding IS481 family transposase, protein MPWKESSLMSCRMEFVQLALQPGSNVRELCRRFDISAKTAYKWLGRYEQNGQAGLQDLSRRPGNSPGRTCEQIEAQVIDLHKRYPYWGPRKLRALLGPTTAPAPSTISAILRRHGYRVQGEDSNVGLANQRFEHEAPNLLWQMDFKGHFALTDARQGRCHPLTLLDDHSRYALCIQACGDERSKTVQQHLKAVFRRYGLPERITADNGPSWASVRGLGLTGLEVWLMRLGVRISHSRPRHPQTQGKLERLHRTLKRELIQARGFSSLLDCQQAMDQWREQYNHVRPHQALGQMPPLSRYRPSPRRYPASLPPIEYEPGDRVLKVRTKGQIIVNGRVVFVGEGMAGLPVAVRPSSQDGVLDVVFLYKIVQQIDLRARQ, encoded by the coding sequence ATGCCGTGGAAGGAGTCAAGCCTTATGTCCTGCCGAATGGAGTTCGTTCAGCTTGCCCTGCAACCGGGCAGCAATGTGCGGGAGCTTTGCCGGCGTTTCGATATCAGCGCCAAGACCGCATACAAGTGGTTGGGCCGCTACGAGCAGAACGGCCAGGCTGGGTTGCAAGATCTGTCTCGCAGGCCAGGCAATAGTCCTGGGCGCACGTGTGAGCAAATCGAAGCGCAGGTGATCGACCTGCACAAGCGTTACCCGTACTGGGGGCCTCGCAAGTTGCGGGCGCTGCTTGGGCCGACTACGGCGCCCGCGCCCAGTACCATCTCGGCAATTTTGCGACGACATGGCTATCGGGTCCAAGGCGAGGACTCGAACGTCGGGCTGGCGAACCAGCGCTTTGAGCATGAGGCGCCAAACCTGTTGTGGCAGATGGACTTCAAGGGGCACTTTGCCCTGACCGACGCGCGTCAGGGACGGTGCCATCCGCTGACGCTATTGGACGATCACTCACGCTACGCCCTGTGCATCCAGGCTTGTGGCGATGAGCGCAGCAAAACTGTGCAGCAGCACCTGAAGGCCGTATTTCGCCGTTACGGATTGCCCGAACGGATCACCGCGGACAACGGCCCATCCTGGGCATCGGTGCGCGGCCTGGGGCTGACAGGCCTGGAGGTTTGGCTCATGCGGCTGGGCGTGCGTATCAGCCACAGTCGCCCTCGCCACCCGCAAACCCAAGGCAAGCTAGAACGCCTGCATCGAACGCTCAAGCGCGAGTTGATCCAGGCCCGGGGGTTTAGCAGTCTGCTGGACTGCCAGCAAGCCATGGATCAGTGGCGTGAACAGTACAACCACGTCCGGCCCCACCAGGCGTTGGGGCAGATGCCGCCCCTGTCGAGATATCGACCTAGCCCTCGTCGCTATCCTGCCTCGTTGCCCCCGATCGAATACGAGCCGGGCGATCGAGTGCTCAAGGTCAGGACCAAAGGGCAGATCATTGTGAACGGACGCGTCGTCTTCGTCGGAGAGGGAATGGCGGGTCTGCCTGTCGCGGTCAGACCCTCCTCGCAAGACGGCGTGCTTGATGTCGTCTTCCTGTACAAAATTGTTCAACAGATCGACCTCAGAGCACGCCAATAG
- a CDS encoding HEAT repeat domain-containing protein → MPTSKKVSTAKPTGRGVKDIPAARLAQLNAGAPATTLTECLAVDFAALMQAAAPQAGHEAIARMQAQSALGISKRMALAAELLVEALGADCEAQLAAHASDTVRGWACFVIGARPDLPLRARLERIRPLADDAHFGVREWAWLAVRPRLAVDLPGAIQALRPWTQDPSERVRRFASECLRPRGVWCAHIAALKADPAMALPLLEPLRADPSVYVQDSVANWLNDAGKDQPAWGREVCARWLTGKPAAATERICQRALRSIGT, encoded by the coding sequence ATGCCGACCTCCAAAAAGGTCTCCACCGCCAAGCCCACCGGGCGTGGCGTCAAGGACATCCCCGCCGCGCGGCTTGCGCAACTGAACGCGGGCGCGCCGGCCACGACGCTGACCGAATGCCTGGCGGTAGATTTCGCGGCGCTGATGCAGGCGGCGGCCCCGCAAGCCGGGCACGAGGCCATCGCGCGGATGCAGGCGCAGTCGGCGCTGGGAATCTCCAAACGCATGGCGCTGGCCGCCGAACTGCTGGTGGAAGCATTGGGCGCCGATTGCGAAGCGCAGCTTGCCGCGCATGCGTCCGACACCGTGCGCGGCTGGGCCTGCTTTGTCATCGGCGCACGGCCGGACTTGCCCTTGCGTGCGCGGCTTGAGCGGATCCGCCCCTTGGCCGACGACGCGCATTTCGGCGTACGCGAATGGGCATGGCTGGCGGTGCGCCCGCGCCTGGCGGTGGATCTGCCGGGGGCCATCCAGGCATTGCGCCCCTGGACCCAAGACCCGTCCGAGCGCGTGCGCCGCTTTGCCAGCGAATGCCTGCGCCCGCGCGGTGTCTGGTGCGCGCACATCGCGGCGCTTAAAGCCGACCCCGCCATGGCGCTGCCCTTGCTGGAACCGTTGCGCGCGGACCCCTCGGTGTATGTGCAGGATTCGGTGGCCAACTGGCTGAACGACGCCGGCAAAGACCAGCCCGCCTGGGGGCGCGAAGTCTGCGCGCGATGGCTGACGGGCAAGCCGGCCGCCGCGACCGAACGCATCTGTCAGCGCGCGTTGCGTTCGATCGGGACGTAG
- a CDS encoding TRAP transporter small permease subunit: MLRLVRLIDRVSTFVGKTFAWLIVVLTLHVCWEVAARYLLNKPSAWAFDMQMMYYGILFMMAGAYTLAKNGHVRGDILYGFLPPRVQGGLDLILYLVFFFPGVIALVWAGWYYASYSIAIGEHSSLMANGPPIYPFKAFIPIAGAVLLLQGVAEVLRCVLCLRQGAWPSREEDVEEVDIDKLKEMVHVKDEDIAQLDRYVTTPGESHR, encoded by the coding sequence TCTCGTCCGTCTGATAGACCGCGTCTCCACCTTCGTCGGCAAGACGTTTGCCTGGCTGATCGTCGTACTGACCCTGCACGTGTGCTGGGAGGTGGCGGCGCGGTATCTGCTGAACAAGCCCAGCGCATGGGCGTTCGACATGCAGATGATGTATTACGGCATCCTCTTCATGATGGCCGGCGCCTACACGCTGGCCAAGAACGGCCATGTGCGCGGAGACATCCTCTATGGCTTTCTGCCGCCGCGCGTGCAGGGCGGGCTGGACCTGATCCTGTACCTGGTGTTCTTCTTTCCCGGCGTGATCGCGCTGGTGTGGGCGGGCTGGTATTACGCCAGCTATTCCATTGCCATCGGTGAGCACTCGTCGCTGATGGCCAACGGGCCGCCCATCTATCCCTTCAAGGCGTTCATTCCGATTGCGGGCGCGGTGCTGCTGCTGCAAGGCGTGGCCGAGGTGCTGCGTTGCGTGCTGTGCCTGCGCCAAGGCGCGTGGCCGTCACGCGAAGAAGACGTCGAGGAAGTGGACATCGACAAGCTGAAAGAGATGGTGCACGTGAAGGACGAAGACATCGCCCAACTGGACCGTTACGTGACCACCCCCGGGGAATCCCACCGATGA
- a CDS encoding TRAP transporter large permease, which translates to MRIHKALWFGLSCIGIVLLMIAFLTPWGEITTGHIGLLMLALIVVAIMLGFPTAFTLMGMGVLFTFLAYYLQSDDAGRSIGQTLDLMVQRTYATMTNDSLISIPLFVFMGYLVERANLIEKLFRSMHLALARLPGALAVATLATCAIFATATGIVGAVVTLMGLLAMPAMLKAGYSVRLTAGSITAGGCLGILLPPSVMLIVYGATTGVSVVQLYAGALFPGIMLAALYMGYVIILAKLRPDMAPPLPVSERGVPLSPETKTLADAGYTRALTGMVAAMFKGRRNEGVSFGFMLRNMATVLAPLAVTVLLVAVVHHGLTRPVVEYEIPAELQLGSGGFDSGLSEPPADGLAEPPSSDAGAGGLSEPPGTPQDASQAAPEAAAAASAAAADDDNSVPAPTGFWIFAAICAVMLVVFYAALTWARLEIFKMLMGSFFPLAVMIAAVLGSIVFGLATPSEAAAMGAMGGALLALAYRRLNLPVLRESVFLTAKTSAMVCWLFVGSSIFSAAFALLGGQRIIEEWVLSLGLTPIQFLLLAQAIIFLLGWPLEWTEIIVIFMPIFVPLLNTFGIDPLFFGLLVALNLQTAFLSPPVAMSAFYLKGVSPPHVTLNQIFLGMMPFMGIQIVAIFLLYMFPEIGMWLPTVLYR; encoded by the coding sequence ATGAGAATCCACAAGGCGTTGTGGTTTGGCCTGTCCTGCATCGGGATAGTGCTGTTGATGATCGCCTTCCTGACCCCGTGGGGTGAGATCACCACGGGGCACATCGGGCTGCTGATGCTGGCGCTGATCGTGGTGGCCATCATGCTGGGCTTTCCCACGGCGTTCACGCTGATGGGCATGGGCGTGCTGTTCACGTTCCTGGCGTATTACCTGCAAAGCGACGACGCGGGCCGCTCGATCGGGCAGACGCTGGACCTGATGGTGCAGCGCACGTACGCCACCATGACGAACGATTCGCTGATTTCGATTCCGCTCTTCGTCTTCATGGGGTATCTGGTCGAACGCGCCAACCTGATCGAAAAACTGTTCAGGTCCATGCACCTGGCGCTGGCGCGGCTGCCGGGCGCGCTGGCGGTCGCCACCTTGGCCACCTGCGCCATCTTCGCCACGGCCACCGGCATCGTCGGCGCGGTGGTGACACTGATGGGATTGCTGGCGATGCCCGCCATGTTGAAGGCCGGCTACAGCGTGCGCTTGACGGCCGGGTCCATCACGGCGGGCGGTTGCCTGGGCATCTTGCTGCCGCCGTCGGTCATGCTGATTGTGTACGGCGCGACCACCGGCGTGTCGGTGGTGCAGTTGTACGCGGGCGCGCTGTTTCCCGGCATCATGCTGGCCGCGCTGTATATGGGCTACGTGATCATCCTGGCCAAGCTGCGCCCCGACATGGCGCCGCCCTTGCCGGTCAGCGAGCGCGGAGTGCCTTTGTCACCCGAAACCAAGACCTTGGCCGACGCCGGATACACGCGCGCCTTGACCGGCATGGTGGCCGCCATGTTCAAGGGCCGCCGCAACGAAGGCGTGTCGTTCGGCTTCATGCTGCGCAACATGGCGACGGTGCTGGCGCCGCTGGCCGTGACCGTGTTGCTGGTGGCGGTGGTGCACCATGGGTTGACGCGCCCGGTGGTGGAATACGAGATTCCCGCTGAACTGCAATTGGGCTCCGGTGGGTTTGATTCCGGACTTAGCGAACCCCCAGCCGACGGCCTGGCCGAGCCGCCGTCGTCGGATGCGGGGGCGGGTGGCTTGTCGGAACCGCCCGGCACGCCCCAGGACGCGTCACAAGCCGCGCCCGAAGCCGCCGCGGCCGCGTCCGCTGCTGCTGCCGACGACGACAACAGCGTGCCCGCGCCGACCGGCTTCTGGATCTTTGCCGCCATCTGCGCGGTGATGCTGGTGGTGTTCTACGCCGCGCTGACCTGGGCGCGCCTTGAGATCTTCAAGATGCTGATGGGGTCGTTCTTCCCCTTGGCGGTGATGATCGCAGCGGTGCTGGGTTCCATCGTCTTCGGCCTGGCCACGCCCAGCGAAGCCGCGGCCATGGGCGCCATGGGCGGCGCCTTGCTGGCGCTGGCGTACCGGCGCCTGAACCTGCCGGTGCTGCGCGAATCGGTATTCCTTACCGCCAAGACCAGCGCGATGGTGTGCTGGCTGTTCGTGGGCTCATCCATCTTTTCGGCGGCGTTCGCGCTGCTGGGCGGCCAGCGCATCATTGAAGAATGGGTGCTGTCGCTGGGCCTCACGCCCATCCAGTTCCTGTTGCTGGCGCAGGCCATTATTTTCCTGCTGGGCTGGCCGTTGGAATGGACCGAGATCATCGTGATCTTCATGCCCATCTTCGTGCCGCTCTTGAACACCTTCGGCATCGACCCCTTGTTCTTCGGCCTGCTGGTGGCGCTGAACCTGCAAACCGCGTTCTTGTCGCCGCCCGTGGCCATGTCGGCGTTCTATCTGAAAGGCGTGTCGCCGCCGCACGTGACGTTGAACCAGATTTTCCTGGGCATGATGCCGTTCATGGGCATCCAGATCGTGGCGATCTTCCTGCTGTACATGTTCCCGGAAATCGGGATGTGGCTGCCCACGGTGCTGTATCGGTAA